A genomic window from Thermocrinis sp. includes:
- a CDS encoding zinc-binding dehydrogenase, producing the protein MKAVILENFGDEKNLRFVEDFPKPNIKEDEVLVRVKAVALNHLDIWVRMGALAVKPELPHILGSDVSGVVEEVGSLVKNVKVGDEVIVAPGLSCGLCYECQSGRDNLCKNYDILGLKSKGGYAEFVKVPARNVIPKPKNLSFEEACSYPLTFLTVWNALVRKADIKPYSRVLIWAGSSGVGVAGIQIAKLFGAFVIATAGSEEKARKCLELGADVVIDHYKEDVVKKVRELFKEGVDVVMDHVGEKTFWKSVECLKRGGKLVFFGTTTGSNAQIDIRYLFVREIELLGTYMGPRADLFKITVLFERGLLKPVVDRVFELHQAQEAHRYLENSMHFGKLVLRVS; encoded by the coding sequence ATGAAGGCTGTTATATTGGAAAACTTCGGGGATGAGAAAAACCTAAGATTTGTGGAGGACTTTCCAAAGCCGAACATAAAAGAAGACGAGGTATTAGTAAGGGTAAAAGCAGTAGCTCTTAACCATCTGGACATATGGGTTAGGATGGGGGCGTTGGCGGTCAAGCCTGAGCTTCCTCACATTCTTGGCTCAGACGTTAGCGGGGTGGTTGAAGAGGTTGGCAGCTTGGTTAAAAACGTGAAGGTTGGGGACGAGGTTATCGTTGCTCCAGGTCTTTCCTGTGGGCTGTGCTACGAATGCCAGTCTGGAAGGGATAATCTTTGTAAAAACTACGATATCCTCGGCCTCAAAAGTAAGGGAGGATATGCGGAGTTTGTAAAAGTCCCCGCAAGGAATGTAATACCTAAGCCAAAAAATCTTAGCTTTGAAGAGGCATGCAGTTATCCTCTTACTTTTCTCACGGTGTGGAATGCTTTGGTAAGAAAGGCAGACATAAAACCTTACAGCAGGGTTCTTATATGGGCTGGGTCTTCCGGTGTGGGGGTAGCGGGCATACAGATAGCAAAGCTCTTTGGTGCCTTTGTTATAGCTACCGCAGGCAGTGAAGAAAAGGCAAGGAAATGCTTAGAACTTGGTGCAGATGTGGTAATAGATCACTACAAAGAAGATGTGGTTAAAAAAGTAAGGGAGCTCTTTAAAGAAGGGGTGGATGTGGTAATGGATCATGTGGGGGAGAAAACCTTTTGGAAGAGTGTGGAATGTTTGAAAAGGGGTGGAAAGCTTGTATTTTTTGGTACCACAACAGGCTCCAACGCACAGATAGACATAAGGTATCTATTCGTTAGAGAGATTGAGCTTTTGGGCACCTACATGGGACCAAGGGCAGACCTTTTCAAAATCACTGTCCTCTTTGAGAGAGGGCTTTTAAAGCCTGTGGTGGACAGAGTCTTTGAACTGCACCAAGCCCAAGAAGCTCACAGATACTTGGAAAACTCTATGCACTTTGGGAAACTGGTTCTAAGAGTTTCTTAG